One stretch of Euphorbia lathyris chromosome 7, ddEupLath1.1, whole genome shotgun sequence DNA includes these proteins:
- the LOC136234806 gene encoding auxin-responsive protein SAUR50-like: MAIRKTSKLSQTAVIKQIMKRCSSLGKNKQGYQDPDGLPLDVPKGHFVVYVGENRSRYIIPISFLGRPEFQNLLQQAEDEFGFDHDMGLTIPCEEQAFQSLTSMLR; encoded by the coding sequence ATGGCAATCAGGAAAACAAGCAAACTTTCTCAAACTGCAGTGATTAAACAGATTATGAAGAGATGTTCAAGTTTAGGTAAGAATAAACAGGGTTATCAAGATCCTGATGGTCTCCCTTTAGATGTACCAAAAGGTCATTTTGTTGTATATGTTGGTGAAAATAGAAGCAGGTACATCATTCCTATTTCTTTCTTGGGTAGACCTGAGTTTCAGAACTTGCTTCAACAAGCTGAAGATGAGTTTGGATTTGATCATGATATGGGTCTTACTATTCCTTGTGAAGAACAAGCTTTTCAGTCTCTAACTTCCATGCTcagatga